Genomic DNA from Haloarcula marina:
CGGTCGAGAACTCTCCTTGCTGGGCATCACCTTCGCGCTGTACCCCGTGCTGTTGTTCAGCGCACTGATGCCGCCGTTCCCGCTGTACCTCAACCTCATCGTCGCTTTCTGCGCCGTCGTCGTCGTCGGCTATCTCCAGTCGATGCCCCGCGTCGCACTGTTGGTGTTCGGGACGTGGAGTCTGCTCACGCCCCTCGTCCTCGCCGTGTTGGGTGTGGGATTCCTCTCCCTCGTCGGTTTCGTCGCCCTCTGCGGGACGTGGCTCCCGTTCGGCTTCTCGATTCTGACGGCCGTCGTCCTCCGGTTGTAGTCACCGGGTGTCGTCGGCGATTTTCGAGCGCGTCCGCGCGGTCAGGTCATCGCGAACCGCGTGGCTCCGCGCGCTGTCGAACTGGAATTCGATGACTTGCGTGCCGTCGCGTTCGACGGACGAATCGAAGGCGTCGCGGAACGCATCGCGGCCGTCGACCCGGGCAAATTCGAGGTCGTAGAGGTCCCCGGTCGGCCCGAAATCGAGGCCGTGGGGCGTCTTGAACTGCGGTTCGAAGGCGTCGTGGTCCTCGATAGGGAGGATGTGGAAGATGCCGCCGCCGTCGTTGTTCACGAGGACGATAGTCGCGTCGACGCCGCACCGTCCGAGCGCCAACAGGCCGTTCATGTCGTGGTAGTACGCGAGGTCACCGGTGACGAGGACGAGGGGGTCGTCCGTCGCGCTCCCCGCCCCGAGCGCCGTCGACGTGATGCCGTCGATACCGCTGGCTCCGCGGTTCCCCAGCATCGTGAGGTCGGCCGTCCGCGGTTCGCCGAAGCGGTCCAAATCGCGGACCGGCATGCTGTTGGAGACGAACACCGTCGCCGGGTCCGGTGCGGCGTCGGTCACGTCGGACAGCACGCCGCCCTCCCAGTAGGTCTCCTCGCGACCGCCGCGAACCCCCTCCCAGTGGTCGCGTTCGGCGGCCGCGAATCGCTCGGCCCATCGCTCGCCGCCCGTCCCGTCGACACGCGCGGCGAGTTCTTCTGCGAGAGCGTCTTCGTCGGCCACCAGGAGGTCGCTGGCCGTGAACTCCGCCTCGGTCCACCCGCCGGACGGGTCGACGACGAACTGCCGACAGTCGGCGTCGCGGAGGGAGTGTCTGAGCGGCTTCGAGGTTGGCGACGCGCCGAAGCGGAGGACAACGTCGGGGTCCGGCCACGCCGCCGTGGCGTCCGACCCGAGGTAGGCGTCGTAGCCACCGCAGACGGGCACGTCGAGTCGGTCGACGTGCGGGCCGAAGCGGAGGTCCGAGAGCGGGTCCGCGAGCACTGGGAACCCCGTCGCTTCGGCGAGCGGTTCCAGCGCGGCGGCACTGAGGCCGTCATCGGCGGGACCGGTCACGAGGAGTCCCCTGTCAGCCGATTCCACGGCGGCGGCGACGCCATCGAGAGCGTCGTCCGTGAGTTCCGGCAGTCCTTGCGAGGTAGCGACGAACGGTCCGTCTCTCCCGTTTGCCGCCAGCGTGTCGCCGTCGGCCCAGTCCTCGGGAACGCCGTCCGGGTCGTCCTCGGGGACCGGCGTTGGCTCCAGCGGCTTGCGGAATCGACAGTTGAGGTGGACCGGCCCGGAGTCGCTCCCGGTGGCCTTCGAGAGCGCCCGCGCCGCCGTCGTCCGGAGCATCCGCACCTTCCGCGGTTCGGCCTCCGGTTCCGGCAGGTCACGGTACCACCGGACTGCGTCGCCGTACAGTTTCTCTTGGTCGACGGTCTGGTTCGCACCGCTGTCGGTGAGTTCGGGGGGTCGGTCCGCGGTCAGCAAGAGCATCGGGACGCCCGACTGAGTGGCCTCGACGACCGCGGGGTGGAAGTTCGCCGCCGCCGTCCCCGAGGTACAGACCAGAGGGGTCGGCGTCCCGGTCCGGCGTGCCCGACCGAGCGCGAAGAACGCCGAGGACCGCTCGTCCAAGTGGGAGAACACCTCGATGTCGGGGTGTTCGGCGAAGGCGACGGTCAGGGGCGTCGACCGGCTTCCCGGCGACAGGCACGCGGCGTCGACGCCCGCTGCGACGA
This window encodes:
- the menD gene encoding 2-succinyl-5-enolpyruvyl-6-hydroxy-3-cyclohexene-1-carboxylic-acid synthase yields the protein MNRVYPNVNTLWAETLVEELVAAGVDAACLSPGSRSTPLTVAFAEHPDIEVFSHLDERSSAFFALGRARRTGTPTPLVCTSGTAAANFHPAVVEATQSGVPMLLLTADRPPELTDSGANQTVDQEKLYGDAVRWYRDLPEPEAEPRKVRMLRTTAARALSKATGSDSGPVHLNCRFRKPLEPTPVPEDDPDGVPEDWADGDTLAANGRDGPFVATSQGLPELTDDALDGVAAAVESADRGLLVTGPADDGLSAAALEPLAEATGFPVLADPLSDLRFGPHVDRLDVPVCGGYDAYLGSDATAAWPDPDVVLRFGASPTSKPLRHSLRDADCRQFVVDPSGGWTEAEFTASDLLVADEDALAEELAARVDGTGGERWAERFAAAERDHWEGVRGGREETYWEGGVLSDVTDAAPDPATVFVSNSMPVRDLDRFGEPRTADLTMLGNRGASGIDGITSTALGAGSATDDPLVLVTGDLAYYHDMNGLLALGRCGVDATIVLVNNDGGGIFHILPIEDHDAFEPQFKTPHGLDFGPTGDLYDLEFARVDGRDAFRDAFDSSVERDGTQVIEFQFDSARSHAVRDDLTARTRSKIADDTR